From Lampris incognitus isolate fLamInc1 chromosome 13, fLamInc1.hap2, whole genome shotgun sequence, one genomic window encodes:
- the tm9sf3 gene encoding transmembrane 9 superfamily member 3: protein MGSSRWKVAVAVSLLITASLLSSIVADEHEHTYTDKEEVVLWMNTVGPYHNRQETYKYFSLPFCVGTKKTISHYHETLGEALQGVELEFSGLDIKFKEEVLQTTYCEIELDKAKRDAFVYAIKNHYWYQMYIDDLPIWGIVGEADENGEDHYLWTYKKLEIGFNGNRIVDVNLTSEGKVKLVPNTRIAMSYSVKWKKSDVKFEDRFDKYLDPSFFQHRIHWFSIFNSFMMVIFLVGLVSMILMRTLRKDYARYSKEEEMDDMDRDLGDEYGWKQVHGDVFRPSSHPMIFSSLIGSGCQIFSVSLIVIIVAMIEDLYTERGSMLSTAIFVYAATSPVNGYFGGSLYAKQGGRRWIKQMFIGAFLIPAMVCGTAFFINFIAIYYHASRAIPFGTMVAVCCICFFVILPLNLVGTILGRNLSGQPNFPCRVNAVPRPIPEKKWFMEPAVIVCLGGILPFGSIFIEMYFIFTSFWAYKIYYVYGFMMLVLVILCIVTVCVTIVCTYFLLNAEDYRWQWTSFLSAASTAVYVYMYSFYYYFFKTKMYGLFQTSFYFGYMAVFSTALGIMCGAVGYMGTSAFVRKIYTNVKID, encoded by the exons ATGGGGTCTTCCCGGTGGAAGGTTGCAGTCGCGGTGTCACTCCTCATAACGGCTTCGTTGTTGTCATCTATCGTCGCGGACGAACACGAACACACG TACACAGATAAAGAGGAGGTGGTTTTATGGATGAATACAGTAGGGCCATACCACAACCGACAAGAGACGTACAAGTACTTCTCTTTGCCCTTCTGTGTGGGCACGAAGAAGACCATCAGCCATTACCATGAAACACTTGGAGAGGCTCTCCAGGGAGTGGAGCTCGAGTTCAGCGGCCTGGACATAAAGTTCAAAG AGGAAGTCTTGCAAACAACATACTGTGAAATTGAGTTGGACAAAGCAAAACGGGATGCCTTTGTCTACGCTATAAAGAATCACTACTGGTACCAAATGTACATTGACGATCTACCTATCTGGG GTATTGTTGGTGAAGCAGATGAAAATGGAGAGGATCATTACCTGTGGACTTACAAGAAACTGGAAATTGGTTTCAATGGAAACAGAATTGTTGATGTCAATTTGACCAGCGAAGGCAAAGTGAAGCTTGTGCCAAACACAAGAATTGCTATGTCTTACTCT GTAAAGTGGAAGAAGTCAGATGTGAAGTTTGAAGACAGATTTGACAAGTACCTCGATCCATCTTTTTTTCAGCACAGA atTCACTGGTTCTCCATCTTCAACTCCTTCATGATGGTCATTTTCCTAGTGGGTCTGGTGTCCATGATTTTGATGAGAACACTACGAAAGGATTATGCAAGATATAGCAAAGAGGAAGAAATGGATGACATG GACAGAGATCTGGGAGATGAGTATGGGTGGAAACAGGTACATGGAGATGTATTCCGGCCGTCCAGCCATCCCATGATCTTCTCCTCTTTGATCGGTTCTGGGTGCCAGATCTTCTCAGTGTCTCTCATTGTTATCATAGTTGCTATGATTGAGGATCTCTACACAGA GAGAGGTTCCATGCTGAGCACAGCAATATTTGTGTATGCTGCAACATCCCCTGTCAATGGCTACTTCGGGGGAAGCTTGTATGCAAAACAAGGAG GCAGACGATGGATCAAGCAAATGTTCATTGGGGCCTTCCTGATCCCAGCCATGGTGTGTGGGACTGCCTTCTTCATCAACTTCATCGCCATCTACTACCATGCCTCCAGAGCCATCCCATTTGGCACCATG GTTGCTGTTTGCTGTATCTGCTTCTTTGTCATTTTGCCGCTGAACCTTGTCGGAACAATTTTGGGGAGGAATCTGTCTGGCCAGCCCAACTTTCCATGCCGAGTTAACGCTGTGCCACGGCCAATCCCTGAGAAGAAATG GTTCATGGAGCCAGCTGTCATTGTCTGCCTTGGAGGGATTCTTCCCTTTGGTTCCATTTTCATTGAAAT GTACTTTATCTTTACATCTTTTTGGGCCTACAAGATCTACTATGTCTATGGCTTCATGATGCTTGTCCTGGTTATCCTCTGTATTGTGACCGTGTGCGTCACCATTGTATGTACATACTTCTTGCTGAACGCTGAAGACTACAGATG GCAGTGGACAAGCTTCCTCTCTGCTGCATCGACTGCGGTTTACGTTTACATGTACTCCTTTTACTACTACTTCTTCAAAACAAA AATGTACGGGCTGTTCCAGACATCCTTCTACTTTGGTTACATGGCTGTTTTCAGTACTGCCCTAGGAATCATGTGTG GTGCCGTTGGTTATATGGGAACAAGTGCCTTTGTGAGAAAGATCTACACGAATGTGAAAATTGACTAA
- the prdx3 gene encoding thioredoxin-dependent peroxide reductase, mitochondrial: MSATIGRLLKTSAKVAAGGLRVAASCPHGGSVNSTARILSCPTLQRALFSTNTVRFAPAVTQHAPAFKATAVHDGEFKELSLNDFKGKYLVLFFYPLDFTFVCPTEIISFSDKASEFHDINCEVVGVSVDSHFTHLAWINTPRKNGGLGNIHIPLLADLNKEISRDYGVLLEGPGIALRGLFIIDPNGIVRHMSVNDLPVGRSVEETLRLVRAFQFVETHGEVCPASWTPDSPTIKPTPEGSKEYFETVN, from the exons ATGTCAGCCACCATCGGAAGACTGTTGAAGACCTCT GCCAAGGTTGCAGCAGGAGGACTGAGAGTTGCAGCATCCTGTCCACATGGCGGCTCTGTGAATAGTACTGCAAGAATACTCTCCTGTCCCACACTTCAGAGAGCCTTATTCTCAACCA ACACTGTCAGATTTGCCCCTGCTGTCACTCAGCATGCGCCTGCTTTCAAAGCCACGGCTGTCCACGATGGGGAGTTCAAGGAGCTGAGTCTAAATGACTTTAAGGGCAAATACCTCGTTCTTTTCTTCTATCCACTGGATTT CACCTTTGTGTGCCCAACAGAGATCATCTCATTCAGCGACAAGGCCAGTGAGTTCCATGACATTAACTGTGAGGTGGTGGGAGTGTCTGTTGACTCTCACTTCACCCACCTGGCTTGGATTAACACACCGCGCAAG AATGGAGGCTTGGGCAACATCCACATCCCTCTGCTTGCTGACCTTAACAAAGAGATTTCAAGAGACTATGGGGTACTTCTGGAGGGTCCAGGCATTGCACTGAG AGGCCTGTTTATCATTGATCCAAATGGCATAGTGAGGCACATGAGTGTGAATGACCTGCCAGTTGGGCGCAGTGTGGAGGAGACCCTGCGTCTGGTGAGGGCCTTCCAGTTTGTGGAGACCCACGGGGAAGTGTGCCCAGCGAGCTGGACCCCAGACTCTCCTACG ATCAAGCCGACCCCTGAAGGTTCGAAGGAGTACTTCGAAACCGTCAACTGA